In one Tindallia magadiensis genomic region, the following are encoded:
- the cbiE gene encoding precorrin-6y C5,15-methyltransferase (decarboxylating) subunit CbiE: MKKIFVIGMGPGHPDYLLPAAKEALKQCDLLAGGARLIESAEAFSAKKVETFPLKGELKAWCHQLQEKMQQNPEGQTGLLLSGDTGCHSLVPVLHRYFDPNALILVPGISSIQLFLSHLQLPWTNGPVISLHGRRHQWMDVLRHHFFINLLTDAGSSPDLLAKELLDAGHTEAYMAVGENLSYKHQRLLLGTPAEIIQQAPYQMNVVVISLDATIIKHLQHRKLAMDSITRPSR; this comes from the coding sequence ATGAAAAAGATTTTTGTAATCGGTATGGGCCCGGGCCATCCGGATTATCTGTTACCAGCGGCAAAAGAGGCACTGAAACAATGTGACCTGCTGGCTGGCGGAGCCCGACTGATTGAAAGTGCTGAAGCCTTTTCGGCAAAAAAGGTGGAAACCTTTCCCCTTAAGGGCGAATTAAAAGCGTGGTGTCATCAGCTTCAGGAAAAAATGCAACAAAATCCTGAAGGACAAACAGGCCTACTGCTCTCCGGTGATACGGGATGCCATAGCCTGGTACCGGTGTTGCACCGGTATTTCGATCCTAATGCCCTCATTCTGGTGCCCGGGATCAGCTCCATCCAGCTGTTTCTAAGTCATCTTCAGCTCCCCTGGACCAACGGCCCTGTCATTAGCTTGCATGGGCGCCGCCACCAGTGGATGGATGTTCTGCGGCACCACTTTTTTATCAATCTACTCACCGACGCCGGCAGCTCTCCGGATCTTCTAGCCAAAGAACTGCTGGATGCCGGTCATACAGAAGCGTATATGGCGGTAGGTGAGAATCTTTCATATAAACATCAACGCCTGTTGCTGGGCACACCGGCCGAGATCATTCAACAGGCACCTTATCAAATGAATGTGGTGGTGATCAGTCTTGACGCAACAATTATCAAACACTTGCAACATCGAAAATTGGCAATGGATTCCATCACCAGGCCTTCCAGATGA
- the cbiT gene encoding precorrin-6Y C5,15-methyltransferase (decarboxylating) subunit CbiT yields MTKQEVRWTLLAMLQIRPGMTLLDLGCGSGSVTVEMARMNKPGQVYALEQKSEALELTSANLERFAIENVTLIEGRGEKEIKDLLQLDRVFIGGAGGALGEILTQLPEKMKPGGKILITAVTLETMAQAKAMLQQPPFTNLKILQTGITRYVPRAGYMMAQAENPVTIFCADLLSAT; encoded by the coding sequence ATGACCAAGCAGGAAGTTCGCTGGACCCTTCTGGCAATGCTACAGATTCGTCCCGGCATGACCCTGTTAGACCTAGGTTGTGGAAGCGGATCTGTAACGGTGGAAATGGCAAGAATGAACAAACCCGGCCAGGTATATGCATTGGAGCAAAAATCCGAAGCCCTTGAACTAACCAGCGCAAACCTTGAGCGGTTTGCCATCGAAAACGTCACCTTAATAGAAGGACGAGGCGAAAAAGAAATAAAAGACTTACTACAACTGGACCGAGTGTTTATAGGCGGTGCCGGCGGTGCATTGGGAGAAATCCTGACCCAGCTTCCTGAAAAAATGAAGCCAGGCGGAAAAATCCTTATAACAGCCGTCACTCTGGAAACCATGGCCCAGGCAAAGGCCATGCTTCAACAGCCGCCCTTTACTAACCTGAAGATACTGCAAACCGGCATTACCAGGTATGTTCCCAGAGCTGGATACATGATGGCTCAG
- the cbiD gene encoding cobalt-precorrin-5B (C(1))-methyltransferase CbiD, whose translation MAKKHLKKGFTTGACAAAASKAAATMLVEQKIVTQTSLILQGEEKYFEILGSKYTATNSSCYVIKDAGDDPDITNGATIMATVAWRQDTTLCLIAGEGIGIARKKGLPIPPGEPAINPVPRKMISEAVREIIGYQRGADITLSIPGGEKLAEKTFNPRLGIEGGLSIIGTTGIVEPMSTDAWIKTLEIECRVMAAAGNLQWIGVPGNHGRDMACQTLGLPKEKMLKFGNFPDTLLEQAEEQGIESLLLVGHIAKLVKIAGGIFHLHSKVADGRLETLTAQLVKHKAPYSLLEEVVWANTVEEAAGLIQQKGPAGFFDHLSQSVTEKAAARTGDQVLVGTILFSYEEGILGMCSQAKNILEVMTP comes from the coding sequence ATGGCAAAAAAACATCTGAAAAAAGGCTTTACGACAGGAGCCTGTGCCGCCGCCGCTTCTAAAGCAGCGGCAACCATGTTGGTGGAGCAAAAAATTGTGACACAAACTTCTCTGATCCTACAAGGGGAAGAAAAATATTTTGAGATCCTGGGCTCTAAGTATACAGCAACCAACAGCTCCTGTTATGTCATTAAAGATGCCGGTGACGATCCGGATATTACCAATGGAGCCACAATCATGGCTACTGTAGCCTGGCGTCAGGATACTACCCTCTGCCTTATTGCTGGCGAAGGAATTGGCATTGCCCGAAAAAAAGGACTTCCCATTCCGCCGGGAGAACCGGCGATTAATCCGGTCCCTCGGAAGATGATCAGCGAAGCCGTGCGGGAAATCATTGGATACCAGCGGGGAGCGGATATCACCCTGTCCATACCGGGAGGAGAAAAACTGGCTGAAAAAACCTTTAATCCACGTCTTGGCATTGAAGGAGGTCTTTCTATTATTGGAACCACCGGTATTGTGGAACCCATGTCTACGGACGCCTGGATCAAAACCCTGGAGATAGAATGCCGTGTCATGGCCGCTGCTGGCAATTTGCAGTGGATTGGCGTTCCGGGAAATCATGGCCGGGATATGGCTTGTCAGACCTTAGGCCTGCCAAAAGAAAAAATGCTTAAATTCGGGAATTTTCCCGACACTCTGCTGGAACAGGCAGAAGAACAAGGAATAGAGAGCCTGTTGCTGGTGGGGCATATTGCCAAACTAGTTAAAATAGCCGGAGGTATTTTTCATCTTCACAGCAAGGTGGCCGATGGAAGACTGGAAACATTAACCGCACAACTGGTGAAACATAAAGCCCCTTACTCCCTGTTAGAAGAAGTAGTATGGGCCAATACAGTAGAAGAAGCTGCTGGACTGATCCAGCAAAAAGGTCCCGCCGGTTTTTTTGATCATCTTAGCCAGAGCGTTACGGAAAAAGCCGCTGCTCGTACCGGTGATCAGGTACTGGTAGGTACCATCTTATTTTCTTATGAAGAAGGAATTCTGGGCATGTGTTCCCAGGCAAAAAACATCCTGGAGGTGATGACCCCATGA
- a CDS encoding precorrin-8X methylmutase: protein MEIEWNPEKIEEKSFQIIRSELKEPLTHPEMEDMILRVIHTTADFTYANLLHFHWEEGFRPESVFQPGKKIYTDTRMALSGINKRKLKALGMEAYCLVDDPEVAALAKEQGRTRSALALEKAAEDPDTSIYVFGNAPTALFRLCQLMDQQQISPQLVIGAPVGFVGAAESKEMLLNYDVPSISVQGRKGGSTVAAAMVNALLKRQ, encoded by the coding sequence AAAAATCGAAGAAAAAAGTTTTCAAATTATCCGATCAGAGTTAAAAGAACCTTTAACGCATCCGGAAATGGAAGATATGATTTTGCGGGTGATTCATACAACCGCCGATTTTACCTATGCCAATTTACTGCATTTCCATTGGGAGGAAGGCTTTCGGCCAGAATCAGTTTTTCAGCCGGGGAAAAAAATCTATACGGATACCCGAATGGCGCTTTCCGGGATTAATAAACGAAAGCTGAAAGCCTTGGGAATGGAAGCCTATTGCCTGGTAGATGATCCGGAAGTGGCAGCCCTCGCTAAAGAGCAGGGACGTACCCGCTCAGCCCTGGCTCTGGAAAAAGCAGCAGAAGATCCAGATACCAGTATCTATGTCTTTGGAAACGCTCCAACAGCTTTGTTTCGCCTATGTCAGCTAATGGATCAGCAACAAATAAGCCCTCAGCTGGTGATCGGTGCGCCCGTAGGATTTGTAGGAGCCGCTGAATCAAAGGAAATGCTATTGAATTACGACGTACCCAGTATTTCCGTCCAGGGCAGAAAAGGTGGCAGTACCGTAGCCGCGGCAATGGTGAACGCACTATTGAAAAGACAATAA